From the Priestia koreensis genome, one window contains:
- a CDS encoding alanine/glycine:cation symporter family protein: MNNTPSPFELWVLDVNDFFWSKLLIVLLIGVGLYFTFRSKFLQVRLIPEMLRVLMEGRSSKKGITPFQAFCISMAARVGTGNITGIAIAIHLGGPGSIFWMWILAIISSVSAFIESTLAQIYKIKDGDGFRGGPAYYMEKGLKKRWLGILFAILITLSFALIFNAVQSNTITLAFEQAFDTNRFVVGIIMVVCFAFIIFGGIKRIAKMSEYIVVILAVLYIAIAVLVVVMNITQLPGVISLIVKNAFGFEQVAGGTLGAIVMNGIKRGLFSNEAGMGSAPNAAATAVTSHPVKQGLIQAFGVLTDTLIICSSTAFIVLFSNVYKTTNLSGIELTQASLNTHIGSWASAMLAIMIFLFAFSTLIGNYYYGETNIEFLKGGKVWLNVYRVAVLIMILFGSVAKISLVWNLADLFMGLMVVVNLLSILFLSKIAFAALKDYMRQRKQGKDPVFYRDSIPGLDGIEGWEDSPSKTNLEKHNA, encoded by the coding sequence ATGAACAATACTCCAAGCCCTTTTGAGCTATGGGTGCTGGACGTGAACGACTTCTTTTGGTCCAAGCTATTAATTGTCTTACTAATCGGAGTTGGATTGTATTTTACGTTCCGCTCAAAATTCCTTCAAGTTCGATTAATTCCTGAAATGCTGCGCGTGTTGATGGAAGGAAGATCATCCAAAAAAGGAATTACTCCCTTCCAAGCATTCTGTATTAGTATGGCGGCACGTGTTGGAACAGGAAATATTACAGGGATCGCCATCGCTATTCACTTAGGTGGACCTGGTTCTATTTTCTGGATGTGGATTCTCGCAATCATTAGCTCCGTGTCTGCATTTATTGAGAGCACGCTCGCACAAATTTATAAAATTAAAGACGGTGACGGTTTCCGCGGTGGTCCTGCGTACTACATGGAAAAAGGGTTAAAGAAACGCTGGCTCGGAATTCTGTTCGCTATCCTCATTACTTTATCATTCGCGCTTATCTTTAATGCGGTGCAATCCAATACCATCACGCTCGCATTCGAACAAGCATTTGATACAAACCGCTTTGTTGTAGGTATCATTATGGTAGTTTGTTTTGCCTTTATCATTTTCGGTGGGATTAAACGGATTGCCAAAATGTCCGAATATATTGTCGTAATCTTAGCGGTTCTTTATATTGCTATCGCTGTTCTTGTTGTCGTAATGAACATCACACAGCTACCGGGCGTTATTTCTCTCATCGTGAAAAATGCCTTTGGATTTGAACAAGTAGCAGGAGGAACGTTAGGTGCCATCGTAATGAACGGAATCAAACGTGGTCTCTTCTCAAATGAGGCTGGTATGGGTAGTGCACCAAATGCTGCCGCTACTGCCGTAACGAGTCACCCTGTTAAACAAGGTCTTATTCAAGCTTTTGGTGTATTAACGGATACGCTGATCATTTGTTCAAGTACGGCGTTTATCGTTTTATTCTCGAACGTGTACAAAACGACGAATCTAAGCGGGATTGAGTTAACACAAGCTTCTCTTAATACGCACATTGGCTCTTGGGCCAGTGCGATGCTAGCCATTATGATTTTCTTGTTTGCCTTTAGTACCCTGATCGGGAACTACTACTACGGCGAAACAAATATTGAGTTTTTAAAGGGCGGAAAAGTTTGGTTAAACGTCTACCGAGTAGCTGTTCTAATCATGATTTTATTCGGCTCTGTAGCAAAAATTAGTTTAGTATGGAACTTAGCAGACTTATTTATGGGTCTAATGGTTGTGGTTAACCTTCTATCGATCTTGTTCTTATCAAAAATTGCCTTTGCGGCACTGAAAGATTACATGCGTCAACGTAAACAAGGAAAAGATCCTGTATTTTACCGTGATAGCATTCCAGGATTAGATGGTATTGAAGGATGGGAAGACTCGCCCTCAAAAACCAATCTAGAAAAACATAACGCTTAA
- a CDS encoding ABC transporter ATP-binding protein, with product MNQIVKVENVSKVYEEGNRSFYALKGVSMEVKKGEFLAIMGRSGSGKSTLLNMLSGLDQPSKGSVFLNGRSLYSLGDKQLTNIRRREVGFIFQFFNLLPVLTVFENVVLPLELAGQKRTRKSGEELLKRLGIDHLKDQYPSQLSGGQQQRVAIARSLITKPSIILADEPTGSLDSKTGKETLAILREFCDHLGHSLVMVTHDATVASYAHRVLFLQDGRVKDELTLLNEGYSRKEYIAQITERVEGMMV from the coding sequence ATGAACCAAATAGTAAAAGTAGAAAACGTAAGCAAAGTTTATGAAGAGGGAAACCGATCGTTTTATGCATTAAAGGGTGTAAGCATGGAAGTGAAAAAAGGTGAGTTCCTCGCAATTATGGGAAGAAGCGGCTCGGGAAAATCAACCTTGTTAAATATGCTCTCTGGATTAGATCAACCATCAAAAGGTAGCGTCTTTTTAAATGGTCGTTCACTCTACTCGCTAGGGGATAAACAGTTAACTAACATTCGGCGTCGAGAGGTGGGGTTTATCTTTCAATTTTTTAATCTTCTCCCGGTCTTAACCGTGTTTGAAAACGTCGTATTACCATTAGAATTAGCAGGTCAAAAGCGTACTCGAAAATCGGGAGAGGAGCTTTTAAAACGGTTAGGAATCGATCATTTAAAGGATCAGTATCCTTCGCAATTATCAGGTGGTCAGCAGCAGCGTGTTGCTATCGCAAGATCTTTAATTACCAAGCCAAGTATTATCCTCGCTGATGAACCAACAGGAAGTCTAGATTCTAAGACTGGAAAAGAAACACTCGCTATTTTGCGGGAGTTTTGTGATCACCTTGGTCATTCTCTCGTCATGGTGACCCATGATGCAACCGTTGCGTCCTACGCGCATCGTGTGTTGTTTTTGCAAGATGGCAGGGTGAAGGATGAACTAACCTTACTAAATGAGGGATACAGTAGAAAAGAGTACATTGCTCAAATCACTGAACGAGTAGAAGGAATGATGGTATGA
- a CDS encoding cytochrome P450 family protein: protein METETNIFSPDFRKNDYEFYKRLRADEPAHSFSLQGGRTGWLISRYDDVVELLKSSSFIKDQSKVFGPISSADAHSNEAKLFHNMMLNVDPPDHTRLRRLIQPSFNPKEMLKLAPRIEQIADSLLKDMEHIEGSFDLIDAFAFPLPIIVISELLGVPVEDRHKFRKWSNTIVSASENEHNEFAEDVKAFVEYLDYLIKERRENPQNDLITGLIHAEEEGDKLQGNELYSMIFLLIIAGHETTVNLIGNGMYALFEHPKQLELLKNDLSLTETAIEEMLRFYSPVDFSTARWADEDIVLHGKTIQKGDLVIASISSANRDERKFENPHLLDITRKPNPHMAFGYGIHFCLGAPLARLEGSIAFRKLLRAFPHITPAGSLSDLEWRSVFLLRGLKELPVLRA, encoded by the coding sequence ATGGAAACAGAGACAAACATATTTTCGCCTGATTTTCGAAAAAACGACTATGAATTTTATAAACGTCTACGTGCGGACGAACCGGCTCATTCCTTTTCACTTCAAGGGGGGAGAACAGGGTGGTTAATTAGTCGCTATGACGATGTGGTAGAACTTTTAAAATCGAGTAGCTTCATAAAAGATCAATCAAAGGTTTTTGGTCCGATTTCTTCTGCAGATGCACACTCCAATGAAGCCAAGCTTTTTCATAACATGATGCTTAACGTAGACCCTCCTGATCATACAAGACTTCGACGCTTAATTCAGCCTAGCTTTAATCCAAAAGAAATGTTGAAACTAGCACCTCGCATCGAGCAAATTGCCGATAGTCTCCTCAAAGATATGGAACACATCGAGGGTTCTTTTGATTTAATTGATGCGTTTGCTTTCCCGCTTCCTATTATCGTCATCAGTGAATTACTAGGTGTTCCTGTTGAAGATCGTCATAAATTCCGAAAATGGTCTAATACGATTGTTTCGGCGTCAGAAAATGAACACAATGAGTTTGCAGAAGATGTGAAAGCTTTTGTGGAATACCTAGATTACTTAATTAAAGAGAGACGAGAGAATCCACAAAATGACTTAATTACAGGGCTTATTCATGCGGAAGAAGAAGGGGACAAGCTTCAAGGAAATGAGCTATATTCCATGATCTTTCTTTTAATTATTGCCGGTCACGAAACCACGGTAAATTTAATTGGAAACGGAATGTATGCGTTATTTGAACATCCGAAACAGCTAGAGCTTTTGAAAAACGACCTTAGCTTAACTGAAACAGCTATTGAAGAGATGCTACGTTTTTATAGTCCAGTTGATTTCTCCACAGCTCGCTGGGCGGATGAAGATATTGTTCTTCACGGTAAAACAATTCAAAAAGGAGATTTGGTCATCGCCTCTATTTCTTCTGCAAACCGAGATGAGCGGAAGTTTGAAAATCCACACCTGCTTGACATTACGCGAAAACCGAACCCACATATGGCGTTTGGGTATGGCATTCACTTTTGTTTAGGTGCGCCTTTAGCGAGGCTAGAGGGAAGTATTGCGTTTCGGAAATTACTTCGCGCTTTTCCCCATATTACGCCTGCGGGATCACTATCAGACTTGGAATGGCGGTCTGTATTTTTACTGCGTGGTTTGAAAGAATTGCCGGTACTACGAGCTTAA
- a CDS encoding FtsX-like permease family protein gives MKTILKLAVRLMTARKSRTILSIAGVSIGFSLLIAATVLMATLEHANTSIVKEKYGDYDLVVGYQSAESFITPHIVHKIQHLDDVEKTTPFLYPYIGKEHSFQDEMALQPMYIGVKDEQLAREHQLTKLSSGRLPKRGEVVIPYSLSKAKKLHIGSKLQFPFPPQRPQEVRVSGILKKHQALQSIVLFDFKWLGDATGQINHTTTLLIKLIDAKQKQHIIKQLKEIDSDFYIDPQSMKDKEQDQMGGLKPVVSGLGVVIVFGSMLLFLSTLQMSIQERKREFSVLRLIGAQKKQLIWIILYQSVIMNVISGMIGLLGGMVLSIVLKSTVAQISGIMIQQLAIHWGAVFGNTLLAIALTIMVSVLPAVGAGNQSPLQAYRASYDIRKQRLLSVITSGVALALSLSITFCNYVYIHSPKLYLLAAGLLILSVLLGLSLFIKNTILVLMNVFSALFSSYGKLIGRNAVRQLRRSTQIVGIVLLGIMVCIVGTGILTVVKNGTEKSIQDQYPLSHVISSNSAYDERGLSPEFYDRIDSIPHVEAVPVFKSIAVYTQGLDMNGVKKDDKLMTYTINGRQEVMLGVEGVDFQRMIQSLPLHVVEGTTNLNGNHVVITQYTAKLLGYKIGSMINVIEDTAVSFTKNEMTVNEKQKMKKSARFKVVGIIKTLPLSDPEDMGVYMSPPFMKKQFSVDTLDEVHYKVTSKAFEDEVEKKVQDATANEPSSKIILFNLEEELNQLSRQFNQRFSILIVTVSLICFLSFIGLMNSMASSLRERVSEFATLRALGTNASRIIQITVAEGMLLTFTGGLLGAVFGTIILNQLLLALDYPKLIISWPFVSLALLVSPVIGFFATLAPALSLRKRPILQDLSKE, from the coding sequence ATGAAGACGATCCTCAAGTTAGCCGTTCGCTTAATGACCGCTAGAAAAAGCCGGACGATTTTATCTATTGCCGGCGTTTCCATTGGTTTTTCTCTTTTAATTGCAGCAACCGTTTTGATGGCAACATTAGAACATGCCAATACATCAATTGTTAAGGAGAAGTATGGTGATTATGATTTAGTAGTAGGGTACCAAAGTGCAGAGTCTTTCATCACGCCGCATATTGTACATAAAATTCAGCATTTAGATGACGTGGAGAAAACAACGCCCTTTTTATATCCGTATATCGGAAAAGAACATTCGTTTCAAGATGAAATGGCGCTTCAGCCGATGTATATTGGCGTAAAAGATGAGCAGCTAGCAAGAGAACATCAGCTGACGAAACTATCATCTGGAAGGTTGCCAAAACGTGGTGAGGTCGTGATTCCATACAGCCTTTCTAAAGCGAAAAAGCTACATATTGGCTCAAAGCTTCAGTTCCCCTTTCCGCCTCAGCGTCCACAGGAGGTACGCGTTTCAGGCATTTTGAAGAAACATCAAGCACTACAATCCATCGTGCTTTTTGATTTTAAATGGTTAGGTGATGCGACGGGGCAAATCAATCATACAACGACGCTACTCATTAAATTAATAGATGCTAAACAGAAGCAGCACATTATTAAACAATTAAAAGAGATCGATTCAGACTTTTACATCGATCCACAGTCAATGAAGGATAAAGAACAAGATCAAATGGGTGGTTTAAAGCCTGTCGTGTCAGGACTCGGAGTCGTTATTGTGTTTGGAAGTATGCTGTTATTTCTTAGCACGCTGCAAATGTCCATTCAAGAACGTAAACGAGAGTTTTCAGTACTTCGATTAATAGGCGCACAGAAAAAACAGCTCATATGGATCATTTTATATCAATCTGTCATCATGAATGTGATATCAGGAATGATTGGATTGCTAGGGGGAATGGTTTTATCCATTGTATTAAAAAGTACGGTCGCACAAATAAGTGGAATAATGATTCAGCAGCTAGCTATACACTGGGGAGCTGTTTTTGGAAACACGCTACTAGCTATTGCCTTGACGATTATGGTGAGTGTACTACCAGCAGTTGGGGCAGGAAACCAATCTCCGCTTCAAGCCTACCGGGCGTCTTATGATATTAGAAAACAACGGTTATTATCCGTGATCACAAGCGGTGTTGCTCTCGCACTATCGCTGAGTATAACCTTTTGCAACTATGTGTATATTCATAGTCCAAAGCTATACCTATTAGCGGCAGGGTTACTCATTCTTTCTGTGTTACTAGGTTTATCCTTATTTATAAAAAATACGATTCTCGTCTTGATGAACGTTTTTTCTGCATTGTTTTCTTCATACGGAAAATTGATAGGAAGAAACGCTGTTCGGCAATTAAGGAGAAGTACGCAAATCGTAGGCATCGTTTTACTAGGAATTATGGTTTGCATAGTAGGTACAGGAATTCTAACTGTCGTAAAGAATGGAACGGAGAAATCCATTCAAGATCAGTATCCTCTAAGTCATGTCATTAGTTCAAATTCAGCGTATGATGAACGAGGTCTTTCACCCGAATTCTACGACCGCATTGACTCTATTCCTCATGTAGAGGCTGTTCCTGTTTTTAAAAGTATCGCGGTCTATACACAAGGATTAGATATGAATGGAGTAAAAAAAGATGACAAGCTCATGACCTATACAATCAACGGACGTCAAGAAGTGATGCTGGGAGTAGAGGGGGTAGATTTTCAGAGAATGATTCAGTCATTACCATTACACGTAGTAGAAGGCACGACCAATCTTAATGGCAATCATGTGGTCATCACACAGTACACAGCAAAGCTTTTAGGCTACAAAATAGGTTCTATGATAAATGTTATAGAGGATACAGCTGTTTCGTTTACGAAAAATGAAATGACTGTAAACGAGAAGCAGAAAATGAAGAAATCTGCACGTTTTAAAGTAGTCGGCATTATTAAAACATTGCCATTAAGTGATCCAGAAGACATGGGAGTGTATATGTCACCTCCCTTTATGAAAAAGCAGTTTAGTGTTGATACGCTAGATGAAGTTCATTATAAGGTAACATCAAAGGCGTTTGAGGACGAAGTCGAAAAAAAGGTACAAGACGCTACAGCAAACGAGCCATCTTCTAAAATAATTCTTTTTAATCTGGAGGAGGAACTGAATCAGTTATCTAGGCAATTTAATCAGCGCTTTTCAATTTTGATTGTCACCGTTTCACTAATATGCTTCTTATCCTTTATTGGGTTAATGAATAGTATGGCTAGCAGCTTACGAGAACGAGTGAGCGAATTTGCAACGCTTCGAGCGCTTGGGACAAATGCGAGCCGAATTATACAAATAACCGTTGCAGAGGGAATGTTGCTTACGTTTACAGGTGGGCTTTTAGGAGCGGTCTTCGGTACGATTATTCTTAATCAGCTCTTACTAGCACTTGATTATCCTAAACTAATAATCTCATGGCCATTCGTTTCACTAGCGTTACTCGTATCACCCGTAATTGGTTTTTTTGCAACGCTTGCCCCTGCGTTATCGCTGCGCAAGCGACCTATTTTACAAGACCTTTCAAAAGAATAA
- a CDS encoding EamA family transporter, whose protein sequence is MICSFFMCVNILTFILLGNKGLQLLQASSEGIFFFFQPLVGALLGWLLLHEQLGIGLIFGASLILASVMLVLKAEA, encoded by the coding sequence TTGATCTGTTCTTTTTTTATGTGTGTGAATATACTAACCTTCATTTTGTTAGGAAATAAGGGTTTGCAGTTGTTACAAGCATCAAGCGAAGGCATCTTTTTCTTCTTTCAGCCGCTCGTTGGCGCTCTTCTTGGCTGGCTTTTGCTACATGAACAGCTTGGAATCGGCCTTATTTTCGGTGCAAGTCTTATTTTAGCTAGTGTTATGCTTGTATTAAAAGCAGAAGCATAA
- a CDS encoding type IA DNA topoisomerase, with protein sequence MKLIIAEKPSVSRNIADALKIKGKQDGYFEGNGYIVTWAFGHLLQLYDAKDYDEKMSTWKMENFPFIPQAFKYKVKSDPKNRDKPDRGAQKQLKIIHGLMKRPDVDGIISACDYDREGQVIGDSIIYNLRTDKQVYRLLLNEWTPAEVMNGLQNVKPNTELRPLQDAGVSRQWADWVIGINLTSVATLKYQKGKGKALNIGRVLLPTLKIIYDRDREIETFVPENYYKLQGTFKTQQGDEYEGTYTEGKDDKFKAKETLDEIKAMLADKSGIIHDKQVQKKKEYPPFLFNLSNLQGHITSKYKGWTSDKVLKVAQSLYEKKFITYPRTASIALEESLVGKTAKVLETLSEGLPYKDEIKFVKSKRVFDNAKVDSHSAIIPTYVKPKKLSPDEQHVYDAIKNRFIMQFMPVAEYEETRIETKIKDVSLKGLFISKGKVQLVEGWKKVEKVQSKDTILPLVQANDPVDLVKSEVTTHTTKPPKQHTEKTLLRVMETCGKNFEGDGDDEESVHAILSGFSIGTPATRAETIKKLKDVGYIESENKNLFCTKLGRDLVETFPIKDLFNLEFTGRLEKSLHDIEKRTVTKQEFLQLIFDFTSHSVETIKGEKDVTINEVTSQRRTNEVMGKCPLCGHAVIEGQKGFGCSNWKNGCKFVIWKNDKFLATMKKKPTKTMVKALLKNGVTTVKGLTSKKGNKFDAKMRYEKNPDNDYFSWKMEFDK encoded by the coding sequence ATGAAATTAATTATTGCAGAAAAGCCGTCTGTCTCACGAAACATTGCAGATGCGCTTAAGATAAAAGGAAAGCAGGACGGTTACTTTGAAGGAAACGGCTATATCGTGACGTGGGCGTTTGGTCATCTTCTTCAATTATATGATGCAAAAGATTATGATGAAAAAATGTCAACATGGAAGATGGAAAACTTTCCGTTTATTCCGCAAGCTTTTAAATACAAAGTAAAAAGCGATCCGAAAAACCGTGATAAACCGGATAGAGGAGCACAAAAGCAGCTGAAGATTATCCACGGATTAATGAAGAGACCTGATGTAGACGGAATTATTTCAGCCTGTGACTATGATCGCGAAGGACAGGTTATTGGCGATAGCATTATTTATAATCTGCGAACGGATAAACAAGTCTATCGTTTGCTTTTAAACGAATGGACGCCTGCTGAAGTGATGAACGGTCTGCAAAATGTAAAGCCCAATACAGAGCTTCGTCCTCTGCAGGATGCTGGGGTAAGCAGACAGTGGGCTGATTGGGTCATTGGCATCAATTTAACGTCTGTTGCGACGCTTAAGTATCAAAAGGGAAAAGGAAAAGCACTGAATATCGGTCGTGTTCTGCTACCAACGCTGAAAATTATTTATGATCGCGACCGAGAGATTGAGACGTTTGTACCAGAGAATTACTACAAGCTTCAAGGGACATTTAAAACGCAGCAAGGAGACGAATACGAAGGCACGTATACAGAGGGCAAGGACGACAAATTTAAAGCAAAGGAAACGCTTGATGAAATAAAGGCGATGCTTGCCGATAAGTCCGGAATTATTCATGACAAGCAGGTTCAAAAGAAAAAGGAATATCCGCCGTTTTTATTTAACTTGTCGAACCTACAAGGTCATATTACAAGTAAATACAAGGGATGGACGTCAGATAAAGTGTTAAAAGTAGCACAGTCTTTGTACGAGAAAAAGTTCATCACGTATCCAAGGACTGCGAGTATTGCGCTTGAGGAGAGTCTAGTTGGGAAAACAGCAAAAGTACTTGAAACGCTGTCAGAGGGGTTGCCTTATAAGGACGAAATTAAGTTTGTAAAATCAAAGCGCGTGTTTGATAATGCCAAGGTAGATAGCCATAGCGCTATTATTCCAACTTATGTGAAGCCGAAAAAGCTGTCACCAGATGAGCAACATGTGTATGACGCGATTAAAAATCGGTTTATCATGCAGTTTATGCCGGTTGCAGAGTATGAAGAAACGCGGATTGAAACGAAAATTAAAGACGTTTCGCTAAAAGGCCTGTTCATTTCAAAAGGAAAAGTTCAGCTAGTAGAGGGCTGGAAAAAGGTTGAGAAGGTGCAGTCAAAAGATACGATCTTACCGCTCGTTCAAGCTAATGATCCCGTGGACTTAGTGAAAAGTGAGGTAACAACTCACACCACAAAGCCGCCAAAGCAGCATACAGAAAAAACGCTTCTTCGCGTCATGGAAACGTGCGGGAAAAACTTCGAAGGAGACGGAGACGATGAAGAGAGTGTTCATGCCATTTTAAGTGGTTTTAGCATCGGAACACCGGCAACGAGGGCAGAAACGATCAAAAAGCTAAAAGATGTTGGATACATCGAATCAGAAAACAAAAATCTGTTCTGTACAAAGCTTGGTCGCGATTTGGTGGAGACGTTTCCGATTAAAGACCTTTTTAATCTCGAGTTTACCGGGCGATTGGAGAAATCGCTTCACGATATCGAAAAACGCACCGTCACAAAGCAGGAGTTTTTACAGCTTATTTTTGACTTCACCTCACATTCGGTTGAAACGATTAAAGGAGAAAAAGACGTGACGATCAATGAGGTGACGTCACAGCGTCGCACGAATGAGGTCATGGGCAAATGTCCGCTTTGTGGCCATGCCGTCATTGAGGGGCAAAAAGGATTTGGCTGTAGCAATTGGAAAAATGGCTGTAAGTTTGTGATTTGGAAAAACGATAAGTTTTTAGCAACGATGAAAAAGAAACCAACGAAAACGATGGTAAAAGCCTTGTTAAAAAACGGGGTTACGACTGTAAAGGGTCTAACGAGTAAAAAAGGAAACAAATTCGATGCGAAAATGCGCTACGAAAAAAATCCTGACAATGACTATTTCAGTTGGAAGATGGAGTTTGATAAATAA
- a CDS encoding YdhK family protein: MKRTWLAVGAAAIIALSGCSSSGHDEKSDGQSHEMNHEGMNHSSSGEVPKNLQASQNPTFKIGSQAIMKADHMKGMDGAKATIVGAYDTTAYTVSYTPTTGGEKVENHKWVIQEEIKGAGKKELKPGKEVTLEADHMKGMKGAEATVNSAEKTTVYMVDYNPTTGGKKVRNHKWVTESELSKP, translated from the coding sequence ATGAAGAGAACATGGTTAGCGGTAGGGGCTGCTGCAATCATTGCGTTAAGTGGCTGCAGTAGTTCTGGACACGATGAGAAGTCAGATGGTCAATCTCATGAGATGAACCATGAGGGAATGAATCATTCGAGTAGTGGAGAGGTTCCAAAAAATCTTCAAGCGTCTCAGAACCCAACGTTTAAAATTGGAAGTCAGGCAATCATGAAGGCTGATCATATGAAGGGAATGGACGGAGCAAAAGCGACGATTGTTGGCGCCTACGACACAACGGCGTATACCGTTTCGTATACACCAACAACCGGTGGGGAGAAAGTAGAAAATCATAAATGGGTCATTCAAGAAGAGATAAAAGGAGCTGGGAAAAAGGAGTTAAAGCCTGGAAAGGAAGTAACTCTTGAAGCCGATCATATGAAAGGGATGAAGGGTGCTGAGGCAACCGTTAATTCAGCTGAAAAAACGACGGTGTACATGGTGGACTACAATCCAACAACGGGTGGTAAAAAAGTTCGCAATCATAAATGGGTAACGGAAAGCGAGCTTTCAAAGCCGTAA